The following coding sequences lie in one Micromonospora sp. R77 genomic window:
- the pdxY gene encoding pyridoxal kinase PdxY: MKILSIQSSVAYGHVGNSAAVFPLQRLGHEVWPVLTVHFSNHTGYGAWRGPLLAPADVAEVIAGIADRGVLGTADAVLSGYQGDPAMGAVVLDAVDQVKAANPDAVYCCDPVMGDVGRGMFVRPGIPEYLRDTVVPRADIITPNQFELEFLAGRTTGTLPELLAAVDVVRETGPRHVLVTSVLHGELPAGSLEVVAVSDEGAWAVTTPLLPISPNGGGDVTAALYLAHLWSTGSPATALERTVSAVFAVLEATLAAGTRELQLVAAQDAIAAPPARFTARRLR, translated from the coding sequence GTGAAGATCCTGTCCATCCAGTCCTCGGTCGCCTACGGCCACGTCGGCAACTCGGCGGCCGTGTTTCCCCTCCAGCGGCTCGGGCACGAGGTCTGGCCCGTCCTGACGGTCCACTTCTCCAACCACACCGGGTACGGCGCGTGGCGGGGGCCGCTGCTGGCCCCCGCCGACGTGGCCGAGGTGATCGCCGGCATCGCCGACCGCGGGGTGCTCGGCACCGCCGACGCCGTGCTCTCCGGCTACCAGGGCGACCCGGCGATGGGCGCGGTCGTCCTCGACGCGGTGGACCAGGTCAAGGCGGCCAACCCGGACGCGGTGTACTGCTGCGACCCGGTGATGGGCGACGTCGGCCGGGGGATGTTCGTCCGGCCGGGCATCCCGGAATATCTGCGGGACACCGTCGTGCCGCGCGCGGACATCATCACCCCGAACCAGTTCGAGCTGGAGTTCCTCGCCGGCCGGACCACCGGCACGCTGCCGGAACTGCTCGCGGCCGTCGACGTGGTACGCGAGACCGGACCACGGCACGTCCTGGTCACCAGCGTGCTGCACGGCGAGCTGCCGGCGGGGTCGCTGGAGGTGGTGGCCGTCTCCGACGAGGGCGCCTGGGCGGTGACCACGCCGCTGCTGCCGATCAGCCCGAACGGCGGCGGCGACGTCACCGCGGCGCTCTATCTGGCGCACCTGTGGAGCACGGGCTCGCCCGCGACGGCGCTGGAACGCACCGTCTCGGCCGTCTTCGCCGTGCTGGAGGCGACCCTCGCGGCGGGCACCCGGGAACTCCAACTGGTCGCGGCCCAGGACGCGATCGCCGCGCCGCCGGCCCGGTTCACCGCCCGTCGACTGCGCTGA
- a CDS encoding zinc-binding dehydrogenase, whose product MRRICFAAGRPAEVVEEPPPLPGPGQLLLRVEAAGVGVALVRLLAAAGARGEPVRPGGEVVGTVVGRGADVSGFEVGDRVGGVVFADAFADLVVADPRLVGRVPAEVDAATALALVRGGLIALSTLRAGHFAPGESVLVTAAASGTGHLAVQLARALGAARVVAAVGAADKSDFVRRCGADEVVTYAEPSWGEPVDVLLDGVGGELVRRGVAALAPFGRLVAFSAGGGGVDVGALLDGARSVVGFTIGQLHRSRQDVVERHRAELWDLLAAGRLEPRHTDFPLDRIGEAVELVRARANRGRVVLRTG is encoded by the coding sequence GTGCGCAGGATCTGTTTCGCGGCCGGCCGCCCGGCCGAGGTCGTCGAGGAGCCGCCCCCGCTGCCGGGACCGGGGCAGCTGCTGCTCCGCGTCGAGGCCGCCGGCGTCGGTGTCGCCCTGGTCCGGCTGCTGGCGGCGGCCGGCGCACGCGGCGAGCCGGTCCGGCCGGGCGGCGAGGTCGTCGGCACGGTCGTGGGGCGGGGTGCCGACGTGTCCGGGTTCGAGGTCGGCGACCGGGTCGGTGGCGTCGTGTTCGCCGACGCCTTCGCCGATCTGGTGGTCGCCGATCCCCGGCTGGTCGGCCGCGTCCCTGCCGAGGTGGACGCGGCGACGGCACTGGCGCTGGTCCGGGGCGGTCTGATCGCCCTGAGCACCCTGCGGGCGGGCCATTTCGCACCGGGTGAGTCGGTGCTCGTGACCGCAGCGGCCAGCGGCACCGGTCACCTGGCCGTGCAGCTGGCGCGGGCGCTCGGCGCGGCCCGGGTGGTCGCGGCCGTCGGCGCGGCGGACAAGTCCGACTTCGTCCGTCGGTGCGGTGCCGACGAGGTGGTGACGTACGCCGAGCCGTCCTGGGGCGAGCCGGTTGACGTGCTGCTCGACGGGGTCGGCGGCGAGCTGGTGCGGCGCGGGGTGGCGGCGCTCGCGCCGTTCGGCCGGCTCGTCGCGTTCAGCGCCGGCGGTGGCGGTGTCGACGTCGGCGCCCTGCTCGACGGTGCCCGGTCGGTCGTCGGGTTCACCATCGGTCAGCTCCACCGGTCCCGGCAGGACGTGGTCGAGCGGCACCGGGCCGAGCTGTGGGACCTGCTCGCCGCCGGCCGGCTGGAGCCCCGGCACACCGACTTCCCGCTCGACCGGATCGGCGAGGCCGTCGAGCTGGTCAGGGCCCGCGCCAACCGGGGCCGGGTCGTGCTGCGTACCGGCTGA
- a CDS encoding dihydroxyacetone kinase subunit DhaK codes for MSRRQFVNDPEHVVPEALEGYVLAHPGLLHLHPDPAYVTRAKPAGDKVALVSGGGSGHEPLHVGFVGTGMLDAAVPGAVFASPTALQVAAATTAVDTGRGVLHIVKNYTGDVLNFRIAAEIAADDGIEVEQVLVDDDLASERADGEGPGRRGTAAVVVVEKLCGALAERGATLADVATFGRTLVGQARSMGVALAAGAHPGDSEPAWLLAADEVELGVGIHGERGVGRRPFAGADELAADLLDRLVGALGLARGDDVLVVVNGLGATHGLELALVHRAVHHQLAGRGVRVARSLVGPYVTSLDMAGLSITLVRADDERVALWDAPVRTPALTW; via the coding sequence ATGAGCCGACGACAGTTCGTCAACGACCCCGAGCACGTCGTACCGGAGGCGTTGGAGGGTTACGTCCTGGCCCACCCGGGACTGCTGCACCTGCACCCCGACCCGGCGTACGTCACCCGGGCCAAGCCGGCCGGCGACAAGGTGGCGCTGGTGTCCGGCGGCGGCTCCGGGCACGAACCGCTGCACGTCGGGTTCGTCGGCACGGGCATGCTCGACGCCGCCGTCCCCGGTGCGGTCTTCGCCAGCCCCACCGCCCTGCAGGTGGCCGCCGCCACGACCGCGGTGGACACCGGTCGCGGGGTGCTGCACATCGTCAAGAACTACACCGGTGACGTGCTGAACTTCCGGATCGCCGCCGAGATCGCCGCCGACGACGGGATCGAGGTCGAGCAGGTGCTGGTCGACGACGACCTGGCCTCCGAGCGGGCGGACGGCGAGGGCCCCGGCCGGCGCGGCACCGCCGCCGTCGTGGTGGTCGAGAAGCTCTGCGGTGCCCTCGCCGAGCGGGGCGCGACCCTCGCCGACGTCGCGACGTTCGGCCGGACGCTGGTCGGGCAGGCGCGCAGCATGGGTGTCGCGCTGGCCGCCGGCGCGCACCCCGGTGACAGCGAGCCGGCCTGGCTGCTGGCCGCCGACGAGGTCGAGCTGGGCGTCGGCATCCACGGCGAACGCGGGGTCGGCCGCCGCCCCTTCGCCGGCGCCGACGAACTCGCCGCCGACCTGCTCGACCGGCTGGTCGGGGCACTCGGCCTGGCCCGCGGGGACGACGTCCTGGTGGTGGTGAACGGGCTCGGGGCGACCCACGGACTGGAACTCGCGCTCGTGCACCGCGCCGTGCACCACCAGCTCGCCGGCCGGGGCGTCCGGGTGGCCCGCAGCCTGGTCGGGCCGTACGTCACGTCGCTCGACATGGCGGGCCTGTCGATCACCCTCGTCCGCGCGGACGACGAGCGCGTCGCCCTCTGGGACGCGCCGGTCCGCACCCCGGCCCTGACCTGGTGA
- the dhaL gene encoding dihydroxyacetone kinase subunit DhaL, which yields MTSDTMDAADARAWMQRFFAAFDREQQALTDLDRRSGDGDFGANLRSALGRARTALEDAQTATPGDVLDVVSTAFLHTGGTSGPLFGMWFRQLAKATRTDAVGVAELARGFADGTATVRRLGGAKPGDKTMVDAMVPATEALSAATGGLADALAAAAVAARAGAGSTADMLANRGRASYVGEVARGVLDPGAVAVALLVESLRG from the coding sequence ATGACCAGCGACACCATGGACGCCGCCGACGCCCGCGCCTGGATGCAGCGGTTCTTCGCGGCGTTCGACCGGGAACAGCAGGCGCTCACCGACCTCGACCGGCGCTCCGGCGACGGCGACTTCGGCGCGAACCTGCGCTCCGCGCTCGGCCGGGCCCGTACGGCGCTGGAGGACGCGCAGACCGCCACGCCCGGCGACGTGCTGGACGTCGTCTCCACCGCGTTCCTGCACACCGGCGGCACGTCGGGACCCCTGTTCGGCATGTGGTTCCGGCAGCTGGCGAAGGCCACCCGTACGGACGCCGTCGGGGTGGCCGAGCTGGCCCGGGGCTTCGCCGACGGGACCGCCACCGTGCGCCGGCTCGGCGGCGCGAAGCCCGGGGACAAGACGATGGTGGACGCGATGGTGCCGGCCACCGAGGCGCTGTCGGCCGCCACCGGTGGACTCGCGGACGCCCTGGCCGCCGCGGCCGTCGCGGCCCGCGCGGGAGCCGGGTCGACGGCCGACATGCTGGCCAACCGGGGCCGGGCGAGCTATGTCGGTGAGGTCGCCCGCGGGGTCCTCGACCCGGGTGCCGTCGCGGTCGCCCTGCTCGTGGAGAGCCTCCGCGGCTAG
- the mtnA gene encoding S-methyl-5-thioribose-1-phosphate isomerase: MRTIDWRDGRIIAIDQTRLPHEVEFLEIDTVEDLIAAIRSLAIRGAPAIGVAGGLGVALAARLHADPRELSAAVDAIRAARPTAVNLAWGVDRVRARLDADGPDAARTEALAMLAEDARCCRELSERGARWLVETVGPEVAVQTHCNAGALATVEWGTALGVVRSLQEHGALTHVYASETRPLLQGARLTVWELAQIGVPHTLVVDSAAASVLAQGLVDAVVVGADRITANGDVINKVGTYPLALAAARAGVPMVVAAPESTVDLATPSGRDVHIEVRDPEEITALGAVALAPKGTGTLNYAFDVTPADLVTAIVTERRVILPAAGGRPDDPTDRA; the protein is encoded by the coding sequence ATGCGCACCATCGACTGGCGGGACGGTCGGATCATCGCGATCGACCAGACCCGGCTACCGCACGAGGTCGAGTTCCTGGAGATCGACACCGTCGAGGACCTGATCGCCGCGATCCGGTCGCTGGCGATCCGGGGCGCGCCCGCGATCGGCGTCGCCGGTGGCCTCGGGGTGGCCCTCGCCGCCCGGCTGCACGCCGATCCCCGCGAGCTGAGCGCGGCCGTCGACGCGATCCGGGCCGCCCGCCCCACCGCCGTCAACCTCGCCTGGGGCGTCGACCGGGTCCGCGCCCGGCTCGACGCCGACGGCCCGGACGCGGCCCGTACCGAGGCGCTGGCGATGCTGGCGGAGGACGCCCGCTGCTGCCGGGAACTCAGCGAGCGGGGCGCCCGCTGGCTGGTCGAGACGGTGGGACCCGAGGTGGCGGTGCAGACCCACTGCAACGCCGGCGCCCTGGCCACCGTCGAGTGGGGCACCGCGCTCGGCGTGGTCCGGTCCCTCCAGGAGCACGGCGCGCTCACCCACGTGTACGCCTCGGAGACCCGCCCGCTGCTGCAGGGCGCCCGGCTGACCGTGTGGGAGCTGGCCCAGATCGGCGTGCCGCACACCCTGGTCGTGGACTCGGCCGCCGCGTCCGTCCTCGCCCAGGGCCTGGTCGACGCGGTCGTGGTGGGCGCGGACCGGATCACCGCCAACGGCGATGTGATCAACAAGGTGGGCACGTACCCGCTGGCGCTGGCGGCGGCCCGGGCCGGGGTGCCGATGGTGGTCGCCGCCCCGGAGTCCACCGTCGACCTGGCCACCCCGTCCGGCCGGGACGTGCACATCGAGGTACGCGACCCCGAGGAGATCACCGCGCTGGGGGCGGTGGCGCTGGCCCCGAAGGGCACCGGCACCCTGAACTACGCGTTCGACGTGACCCCGGCGGACCTGGTCACCGCCATCGTCACCGAACGTCGGGTCATCCTGCCGGCCGCCGGTGGCCGCCCCGACGACCCCACCGACCGGGCCTGA
- a CDS encoding bifunctional aldolase/short-chain dehydrogenase — MRNRWSTADAPDGSAPLARLVYASRLLGADTDLVLHGGGNTSVKTTVTDLTGEPVPVLHVKGSGSDLATMDASGFTALRLDRLRALLRLERLGDSDMMNELRCARLDATAPDPSVETLLHALLPHPAVLHSHADALLALTNQPDGARLAEELYGDSVVVVPYIMPGFDLARRCADLYPARAHAGTVGMVLLNHGLFTFGADAEEAYHRHIELVSRAEERMGLPRPRVAPAAPRPVDRTRLARLRGEVSATAGAPMLLRRHEDPAVRAFLDRPDLAAVATRGPVTPDHVLRTKRIPLVGTDVAGYADAYRRHVDRHRSRARTTLTMLDPAPRVILDPELGMLTAGRSAAETGMARDIYRHTVDVIEAAEAVGGYQALPEQDIFDLEYWELEQAKLRRGGPVKEFAGEVAVVTGAASGIGRACAEALLARGACVVALDRDPSVAASDGPARLGLTVDVTDGKAVDAALDAAVDRFGGVDMVVAAAGIFPASRAIAELDPDEWRRSMAVNAESVAYLFARTHPLLALAPRGGRVVVVASRNALAPGPGAVAYSASKAAVTQVARVAALEWAGDGIRVNVLHPDAVFDTGLWSAEVLEARARHYGLTVAEYKRRNLLGAEITSARVGELAATLCGETFAATTGAQLTVDGGNERVI, encoded by the coding sequence ATGCGCAACCGCTGGTCCACCGCCGACGCCCCGGACGGCTCCGCCCCGCTGGCCCGACTCGTGTACGCGTCCCGGCTGCTCGGCGCCGACACCGACCTGGTGCTGCACGGCGGGGGGAACACCTCGGTCAAGACGACCGTCACCGATCTCACCGGGGAACCGGTGCCGGTGCTGCACGTCAAGGGCAGCGGCTCCGACCTGGCGACGATGGACGCGTCCGGCTTCACCGCGCTGCGGCTGGACCGGCTGCGGGCGCTGCTGCGGCTGGAGCGGCTCGGCGACAGCGACATGATGAACGAGTTGCGCTGCGCCCGCCTCGACGCGACCGCACCCGACCCGAGCGTGGAGACGCTGCTGCACGCGCTGCTGCCGCACCCGGCGGTGCTGCACAGCCACGCCGACGCGCTGCTCGCCCTCACCAACCAGCCGGACGGCGCCCGGCTCGCCGAGGAGCTGTACGGCGACAGCGTGGTCGTGGTGCCGTACATCATGCCGGGTTTCGACCTGGCCCGGCGCTGCGCGGACCTGTACCCGGCGCGTGCCCACGCCGGGACGGTCGGCATGGTCCTGCTCAACCACGGGCTGTTCACCTTCGGCGCGGACGCCGAGGAGGCCTACCACCGGCACATCGAACTGGTCAGCCGGGCCGAGGAGCGGATGGGGCTGCCCCGGCCCCGGGTCGCGCCCGCCGCGCCCCGGCCGGTGGACCGGACGCGGCTGGCCCGGCTGCGCGGCGAGGTCTCCGCCACGGCGGGTGCCCCGATGCTGCTGCGTCGGCACGAGGACCCGGCGGTGCGGGCGTTCCTGGACCGACCCGACCTCGCGGCGGTCGCCACCCGGGGCCCGGTCACCCCCGACCACGTGCTGCGCACCAAGCGGATCCCGCTGGTCGGCACCGACGTGGCCGGCTACGCCGACGCCTACCGCCGGCACGTCGACCGGCACCGGTCCCGGGCCCGCACCACGCTGACCATGCTCGACCCCGCGCCCCGGGTGATCCTCGACCCGGAGCTGGGGATGCTCACCGCAGGCCGGTCGGCGGCCGAGACCGGGATGGCCCGGGACATCTACCGGCACACCGTCGACGTGATCGAGGCGGCCGAGGCGGTCGGCGGCTACCAGGCGCTGCCCGAGCAGGACATCTTCGACCTGGAGTACTGGGAGCTGGAGCAGGCGAAGCTGCGCCGGGGCGGCCCGGTCAAGGAATTCGCCGGCGAGGTGGCCGTGGTGACCGGGGCCGCCTCGGGCATCGGGCGGGCCTGCGCCGAGGCGCTCCTGGCCCGCGGGGCCTGCGTGGTGGCCCTGGACCGGGACCCGTCGGTCGCCGCGTCCGACGGGCCGGCCCGGCTCGGCCTGACCGTCGACGTCACCGACGGCAAGGCCGTCGACGCCGCCCTGGACGCCGCCGTGGACCGGTTCGGCGGGGTCGACATGGTGGTGGCGGCGGCCGGGATCTTCCCGGCCAGCCGGGCGATCGCCGAGCTGGACCCGGACGAGTGGCGGCGCAGCATGGCGGTGAACGCGGAATCCGTGGCGTACCTCTTCGCCCGGACCCACCCGCTGCTGGCGCTCGCGCCCCGGGGCGGCCGGGTCGTCGTGGTCGCCTCGCGCAACGCCCTGGCCCCCGGGCCCGGCGCGGTCGCCTACTCCGCCTCGAAGGCGGCGGTGACCCAGGTGGCGCGGGTGGCGGCGCTGGAATGGGCGGGCGACGGCATCCGGGTGAACGTGCTGCACCCCGACGCGGTCTTCGACACCGGGCTGTGGAGCGCCGAGGTGCTCGAGGCCCGGGCCCGGCACTACGGGCTGACCGTGGCGGAGTACAAGCGGCGGAACCTGCTCGGTGCCGAGATCACCAGCGCCCGGGTCGGCGAGCTGGCCGCCACCCTCTGCGGGGAGACCTTCGCCGCCACCACCGGCGCGCAGCTCACCGTGGACGGCGGGAACGAGCGGGTGATCTGA
- a CDS encoding glycoside hydrolase family 10 protein, whose translation MRGRTATAVRELRGMWITTVNNIDWPSRRGLPAEAARAEFRGWLDLAVRRHHNAVFVHVRPSGDALWPSAYAPWSEWLTGRRDGRDPGWDPMAFMVAEAHARNLEFHAWFNPYRGGQPATVGGPGPRLDQLAPNHPLRQHPDWVVTYPSADKPGSRLYFNPGIPAARTFVEDSMLEAVTRYDVDGVHFDDFFYPYPEAGQDFPDGAAFARYGRRFADRHAWRRENVNTLVREMSERIKAVKPWVKFGISPFGIWRNQRTDRTGSPTAGLQSYDDIHADTRLWVRRQWLDYVVPQLYWHIGFGKADYAKLLPWWAATVKGTRVQLYIGQADYRVGERGAWRDPAELDRQLTLNRRYGVSGSVHFSATQVRADKLGAVTRYSGHHYAGPALVPTMAQLPAAPPAAPAVTAVRGEQAGTVALTWRGDGATSFAVYRVDGDTLALVGTARGTGWVDPAAPADRPLTYCVSGLDRSGNEGRLSAPASVAAPPLSR comes from the coding sequence GTGCGGGGACGCACGGCCACGGCGGTACGCGAGCTGCGCGGCATGTGGATCACCACGGTGAACAACATCGACTGGCCGAGCCGGCGCGGGTTGCCGGCCGAGGCGGCGCGGGCCGAGTTCCGCGGCTGGCTGGACCTGGCCGTGCGGCGCCACCACAACGCCGTCTTCGTGCACGTGCGGCCCAGTGGGGACGCGCTCTGGCCGTCGGCGTACGCGCCGTGGTCGGAGTGGCTGACCGGCCGGCGCGACGGCCGCGACCCGGGCTGGGACCCGATGGCGTTCATGGTCGCCGAGGCGCACGCCCGCAACCTGGAGTTCCACGCCTGGTTCAACCCGTACCGGGGCGGGCAGCCGGCCACCGTGGGTGGGCCCGGCCCCCGGCTCGACCAGCTCGCGCCGAACCACCCGCTGCGGCAGCACCCCGACTGGGTGGTCACCTATCCCAGCGCCGACAAGCCCGGCAGCCGGCTCTACTTCAACCCCGGCATCCCCGCGGCGCGCACCTTCGTCGAGGACTCGATGCTGGAGGCCGTCACCCGGTACGACGTCGACGGGGTGCACTTCGACGACTTCTTCTACCCGTACCCGGAGGCCGGGCAGGACTTCCCGGACGGCGCGGCGTTCGCCCGGTACGGCCGGCGGTTCGCCGACCGGCACGCCTGGCGACGGGAGAACGTGAACACCCTGGTCCGCGAGATGAGCGAGCGGATCAAGGCGGTCAAGCCGTGGGTGAAGTTCGGCATCAGCCCGTTCGGCATCTGGCGCAACCAGCGCACCGACCGGACCGGTTCGCCGACCGCCGGGCTGCAGAGCTACGACGACATCCATGCCGACACCCGGCTCTGGGTACGCCGGCAGTGGCTCGACTACGTCGTGCCGCAGCTCTACTGGCACATCGGCTTCGGCAAGGCCGACTACGCCAAGCTGCTGCCCTGGTGGGCGGCCACGGTGAAGGGCACCCGGGTGCAGCTCTACATCGGCCAGGCCGACTACCGGGTGGGGGAGCGGGGTGCTTGGCGTGACCCGGCCGAACTGGACCGGCAGCTCACCCTCAACCGCCGGTACGGCGTATCCGGCAGCGTCCACTTCAGCGCCACCCAGGTACGCGCCGACAAGCTCGGTGCGGTCACCCGGTACAGCGGGCACCACTACGCCGGCCCGGCGCTGGTGCCCACGATGGCGCAGCTGCCCGCGGCACCGCCGGCCGCGCCCGCCGTCACCGCCGTACGCGGGGAGCAGGCCGGCACGGTGGCGTTGACCTGGCGCGGGGATGGCGCCACCAGCTTCGCCGTCTACCGGGTGGACGGCGACACGCTCGCCCTCGTCGGCACCGCGCGGGGCACCGGCTGGGTCGACCCCGCCGCCCCGGCCGACCGCCCGCTGACCTACTGCGTGTCCGGCCTGGACCGCAGCGGCAACGAGGGCCGGCTCAGCGCACCCGCGTCCGTCGCCGCACCGCCGCTGTCGCGGTGA
- a CDS encoding adenylate kinase, whose protein sequence is MSGPTRILVYGVYGAGKSTLAARLAERLGLPWYPVDDLLWEPGWVEVPVDRQRSRIEEICRRDRWIIDGAYHGWRDVPLARADLVVGLDFSRWRSFGRLLRRTVGRLVTGEEICNGNRESLRSVLSRDSILLWHVTAFGRARRRMRAWQCDPSGPPVLLFRSPAALDRWLADLPGGADQG, encoded by the coding sequence GTGAGCGGCCCCACGCGCATCCTCGTCTACGGGGTGTACGGCGCCGGCAAGTCGACCCTCGCGGCGCGGCTGGCCGAGCGCCTCGGACTGCCGTGGTATCCGGTCGACGACCTGCTCTGGGAGCCCGGCTGGGTCGAGGTGCCGGTGGACCGGCAGCGCAGCCGGATCGAGGAGATCTGCCGGCGCGACCGCTGGATCATCGACGGGGCGTACCACGGGTGGCGGGACGTGCCGCTGGCCCGCGCCGACCTGGTGGTCGGCCTCGACTTCTCGCGGTGGCGCTCCTTCGGGCGGCTGCTGCGCCGCACCGTCGGACGGCTGGTGACGGGGGAGGAGATCTGCAACGGCAACCGTGAGTCGCTGCGCAGCGTGCTGTCCCGGGACTCGATCCTGCTCTGGCACGTCACCGCGTTCGGCCGGGCCCGGCGACGGATGCGCGCCTGGCAGTGCGACCCGTCCGGGCCGCCGGTGCTGCTGTTCCGGTCCCCGGCGGCCCTGGACCGCTGGCTGGCCGACCTGCCCGGCGGTGCGGATCAGGGCTGA
- a CDS encoding anti-sigma factor RsbA family regulatory protein → MTRTGAAAGHVGYFHEAIFFDSDEHLLAVVVPFLLDGVAAGEPALVGFGERNSDLVRRALPAGSPVTFLPGGDVYARPTGAIRSYRQLLSSYVAEGAQQIRIVGELPAADLGSTWDWWARYEAAINHAYDDFPLWSMCAYDTRIAPARVLDDVARTHPRVACPDGTHVPTGVYTDPRRYLTEPRPMLPDPVQRTAPMVELTDPTPAQARAAVHAADRGQLPAEDIDDLVVAVSETVTNALRHGKPQVRMTLWAAEDRIVVSVRDAGPGPTDPFAGLLPSATETAGGLGLWISYQSCNHVALQRDPDGFTLRLTAGNPYFPV, encoded by the coding sequence GTGACGCGGACAGGCGCAGCCGCCGGACACGTCGGCTACTTCCACGAGGCGATCTTCTTCGACTCCGACGAGCACCTGCTCGCGGTCGTGGTGCCGTTCCTGCTCGACGGCGTCGCGGCCGGCGAACCAGCGCTGGTGGGCTTCGGCGAGCGCAACAGCGACCTGGTCCGCCGGGCCCTGCCCGCCGGCTCGCCGGTGACGTTCCTGCCCGGCGGCGACGTGTACGCCCGACCGACCGGCGCGATCCGCTCCTACCGGCAACTGCTCTCGTCGTACGTCGCGGAGGGGGCGCAGCAGATCCGGATAGTCGGTGAGCTGCCGGCCGCCGACCTCGGCTCCACCTGGGACTGGTGGGCCCGCTACGAGGCGGCCATCAACCACGCCTACGACGACTTCCCGCTCTGGAGCATGTGCGCGTACGACACCCGGATCGCCCCGGCCCGGGTGCTCGACGACGTGGCCCGCACCCACCCCCGGGTGGCCTGCCCGGACGGCACCCACGTGCCGACCGGGGTCTACACCGACCCGCGCCGCTACCTGACCGAGCCCCGGCCGATGCTGCCGGACCCGGTGCAGCGCACCGCGCCGATGGTGGAGCTGACCGATCCCACCCCGGCACAGGCCCGGGCCGCCGTCCACGCGGCCGACCGGGGACAGTTGCCGGCCGAGGACATCGACGATCTGGTCGTCGCGGTCAGCGAGACGGTGACGAACGCGCTGCGGCACGGCAAGCCGCAGGTGCGGATGACGCTGTGGGCCGCCGAGGACCGGATCGTGGTGAGCGTCCGCGACGCCGGCCCCGGGCCCACCGACCCGTTCGCCGGGCTGCTCCCCTCGGCCACCGAGACGGCCGGCGGGTTGGGGTTGTGGATCAGCTACCAGTCCTGCAACCACGTCGCCCTGCAGCGTGACCCGGACGGCTTCACCCTGCGGCTCACCGCCGGCAACCCGTACTTCCCGGTCTGA
- a CDS encoding MEDS domain-containing protein gives MTSDVTLSGGSGHICWTYDDPTELDRRAVAFLAAGLAAGERVWLVADGTAETLTRRLERLPDLTGALRDGSVSIVPIRTAYPDGHVVDPEAQVRAYSAATDEALAAGHTGLRVVAEATSLVRTLPQRRAFLRYEHLIDRYMHRRPMSAICAYDRRELGEQAVAELACLHAEENTDGLFQLHAGGPDDGGFALAGELDPSNHALFAEVLDLAHPDPVDGRLTVDARHLHYIDHRSLIHLRDHARRQGATAVLRTSRSAAARLVELLGLTEVRVEAA, from the coding sequence GTGACCAGCGACGTCACGCTGTCAGGCGGGTCCGGGCACATCTGCTGGACGTACGACGACCCGACCGAACTCGACCGGCGAGCGGTCGCGTTCCTCGCTGCCGGGCTCGCTGCCGGGGAACGCGTCTGGCTGGTCGCGGACGGCACCGCGGAGACCCTGACCCGACGGCTGGAGCGGTTGCCCGACCTCACCGGGGCGCTGCGCGACGGCTCGGTCAGCATCGTCCCGATCCGGACCGCCTACCCGGACGGCCACGTGGTCGACCCGGAGGCCCAGGTCCGCGCCTACTCCGCCGCCACCGACGAGGCGCTGGCCGCCGGCCACACCGGGCTTCGGGTGGTGGCCGAGGCGACCTCACTGGTCCGGACCCTGCCGCAGCGCCGGGCCTTCCTCCGTTACGAGCACCTGATCGACCGCTACATGCACCGCCGCCCGATGTCGGCGATCTGCGCCTACGACCGGCGCGAACTGGGCGAGCAGGCCGTCGCCGAACTGGCCTGCCTGCACGCCGAGGAGAACACCGACGGGCTGTTCCAGCTGCACGCCGGCGGCCCGGACGACGGCGGCTTCGCCCTCGCCGGCGAGCTGGACCCGTCCAACCACGCGCTCTTCGCCGAGGTGCTCGACCTGGCCCACCCCGACCCGGTCGACGGCCGGCTGACGGTCGACGCCCGCCACCTGCACTACATCGACCACCGCAGCCTGATCCACCTGCGCGACCACGCCCGCCGGCAGGGCGCCACCGCCGTGCTGCGCACGTCCCGGTCGGCCGCCGCCCGCCTGGTCGAGCTGCTCGGCCTGACCGAGGTGCGGGTGGAGGCCGCGTGA